Proteins from one Legionella taurinensis genomic window:
- the mraY gene encoding phospho-N-acetylmuramoyl-pentapeptide-transferase — MLYWLTQLFQGQYHAFRVFQYITFRSILAALTALLVGLFCGPMMIKWLRNLQIGQMVRNDGPQTHLSKAGTPTMGGLLILVAITSSCLLWGDLRQPALWLVLLVTLGFGAIGWVDDYRKVVRKNSRGLPARWKYFWQSVVAILAVTFLYFNASIPVQTQLSIPFFKNWLITLGPLFPVLAYFVVVGSSNAVNLTDGLDGLAIMPIVMVAGALGIFAYASSNALYAHYLAIPYIPNTGELTIFCSAIVGAGLGFLWYNTYPAQVFMGDVGSLALGAALGIVAIVVRQELVLLIMGGLFVIETLSVILQVGYFKYTGGKRLFRMAPLHHHFELKGWSEPKVIVRFWIMTVIFVLCGLATLKLR, encoded by the coding sequence ATGCTTTACTGGTTAACGCAGTTATTTCAAGGACAATATCATGCGTTCAGGGTTTTCCAATACATTACGTTTCGCTCCATCCTCGCGGCGTTAACCGCGTTGCTGGTGGGATTGTTTTGCGGCCCCATGATGATTAAATGGCTGAGAAATCTCCAGATCGGCCAAATGGTCCGCAACGATGGTCCGCAAACGCATTTATCCAAAGCCGGGACGCCCACCATGGGCGGGCTGCTGATTTTAGTGGCCATTACCTCCAGTTGCCTGTTGTGGGGCGATTTGCGGCAACCGGCGCTTTGGTTGGTGCTATTGGTCACCTTAGGATTCGGCGCCATTGGCTGGGTTGATGATTACCGCAAGGTGGTGCGTAAAAACAGCCGTGGCTTACCTGCGCGCTGGAAATATTTCTGGCAATCCGTGGTCGCCATCCTCGCAGTCACTTTCCTATATTTTAATGCCAGCATCCCGGTTCAGACCCAATTGTCTATTCCTTTCTTTAAAAACTGGCTCATTACCTTAGGCCCTTTATTCCCGGTTCTGGCGTATTTCGTGGTCGTCGGCAGCAGTAACGCGGTGAATTTGACCGACGGCCTGGATGGTCTGGCCATCATGCCGATTGTCATGGTTGCCGGTGCGCTGGGGATTTTTGCCTACGCCAGCAGCAATGCCTTGTATGCTCATTACCTGGCCATCCCCTACATTCCCAATACCGGCGAGTTGACGATTTTCTGTTCGGCCATCGTCGGCGCGGGATTGGGCTTTTTGTGGTATAACACTTACCCCGCCCAGGTTTTCATGGGCGATGTCGGGTCACTCGCTTTAGGTGCAGCCCTGGGGATTGTCGCTATCGTGGTCAGGCAGGAACTGGTGCTTTTAATCATGGGCGGCCTTTTTGTGATTGAAACCCTGTCGGTTATCCTGCAGGTAGGCTATTTCAAGTACACCGGTGGTAAACGCCTGTTCCGTATGGCGCCCTTGCATCATCATTTTGAATTAAAAGGCTGGTCTGAGCCTAAAGTGATTGTGCGGTTCTGGATTATGACGGTTATTTTTGTCCTTTGTGGTTTGGCAACCTTAAAATTACGATAG
- the murD gene encoding UDP-N-acetylmuramoyl-L-alanine--D-glutamate ligase, with protein MNQPCYLVAGLGKTGQSIARYLKRRNEPFIAFDTRNQVEGLADFHSEFPGVDVFLGQLPSTVYPHLKAIITSPGVSLEEPFLTQAYERGIPVYGDIECLVREITAPVIAITGTNGKSTVTMLVGEMAKAAGLHAAVAGNIGTPVLDLLDKGMDYDLWVLELSSFQLDLTHSLAARAATILNVTPDHLDRHHTMAAYTESKQRIYKQAELLIYNREDKATVPETDDAQRTSFGLDKPETGHWGIVYDGTDAFLAYGEERWLAVDELRIKGTHNWQNALAACALARAAGIDRDAMITVLKTFAGLPHRCQWVRALQGVDWINDSKGTNIGATQSAITGIGGAMQGKIVLIAGGLGKGADFTELRQPVSRYVRSMVLIGTDADKIEKAVGDLLPVSRAASLDEAIHQAKRQAQAGDVVLLSPACASMDMFRDFNHRGELFANLVGKL; from the coding sequence ATGAATCAACCATGTTATCTCGTTGCAGGTCTCGGTAAAACAGGACAGTCCATCGCCCGTTATCTCAAGCGGCGTAATGAGCCGTTCATTGCGTTTGATACGCGAAATCAAGTCGAAGGATTGGCCGATTTCCACTCGGAGTTTCCTGGCGTTGACGTGTTTTTAGGGCAATTGCCATCGACCGTTTACCCTCATCTTAAAGCCATCATTACCAGTCCAGGCGTGTCGCTTGAGGAACCCTTCCTGACGCAGGCCTATGAACGCGGTATTCCTGTGTATGGCGACATTGAATGCCTGGTGCGCGAAATCACAGCGCCGGTGATTGCCATAACCGGAACCAACGGCAAATCCACCGTCACCATGCTGGTCGGCGAGATGGCTAAAGCCGCAGGCCTCCATGCGGCGGTGGCTGGGAATATTGGCACGCCTGTTCTCGATCTGCTGGATAAGGGCATGGACTATGATCTGTGGGTGCTTGAATTGTCGAGCTTTCAACTGGATTTAACCCATTCTCTGGCGGCAAGGGCGGCCACGATTTTAAATGTTACCCCGGACCATCTCGACAGACACCACACCATGGCGGCTTATACCGAGTCCAAACAGCGTATTTACAAGCAGGCTGAGTTGCTTATTTACAATCGCGAGGACAAGGCGACAGTGCCTGAAACGGACGATGCCCAACGCACAAGTTTCGGGTTGGATAAGCCAGAGACGGGGCACTGGGGAATTGTTTATGACGGTACAGACGCTTTTTTGGCCTATGGCGAAGAACGATGGCTTGCCGTGGACGAGTTGCGCATTAAAGGCACCCACAATTGGCAGAATGCCTTGGCCGCCTGTGCCTTAGCCCGTGCCGCAGGCATTGATCGCGACGCCATGATCACCGTATTAAAAACCTTTGCCGGCTTACCGCACCGTTGCCAGTGGGTAAGAGCCCTGCAGGGGGTGGACTGGATTAATGACTCCAAGGGAACCAATATCGGCGCTACCCAATCAGCCATTACCGGCATTGGCGGCGCCATGCAGGGTAAAATTGTTCTGATTGCCGGCGGTTTGGGTAAGGGCGCGGATTTTACCGAGTTACGTCAGCCCGTCAGCCGCTATGTCCGCTCAATGGTGTTGATTGGTACCGATGCCGACAAGATTGAGAAGGCGGTGGGGGATTTATTGCCTGTCTCCCGTGCCGCTTCTTTGGACGAAGCGATTCATCAGGCGAAGCGTCAGGCTCAGGCGGGGGACGTGGTGCTGTTGTCGCCAGCCTGCGCCAGCATGGACATGTTTCGTGATTTTAATCATCGCGGCGAACTGTTTGCCAACCTGGTAGGGAAATTGTGA
- the smc gene encoding chromosome segregation protein SMC, whose product MHLKQLKLAGFKSFVDPTTVPFPSQLVAVVGPNGCGKSNIIDAVRWVMGESSAKNLRGESMTDVIFNGSSNRKALGQASVELLFDNSLGRLTGQYASYQELAVKRVVTRDGESLYYLNGTRCRRRDITDIFLGTGAGARGYSIIGQGTISRLVEARPDELRAYLEEAAGVSKYKERRRETLTRIQHTHDNLARVADIRDELDKQLQRLERQAKAAERYQQLKQEERRLKADILVLKWQALCEEQERMEHTIQQHRVAYEAQQAQSTEIYQQSVALREKRHEEDERLRNVQTRYYQLGTEIARLEENLQQHQRDRQRLMDTRNQLQDDWQSLSAQQTQDKDALHHSQDIREQCLTNVLLLQDELAAKDALLKRCQQQQSDWQEQADTVQQALNDARHEQQMTALSLQHLMQRRQDTQTRLDNLMRDETSQDTAGLMVELERVKDEAQNLRLQVQEQERDYEAQSLQAQGMAQELKTIEQAIRTAQDEGYSLHARHAALSAMIQTALGRHEDNALDGDWNDQPRLAEVLQVDKDWQAACEMVLGDRLQAVVMDDISALYSRLKTDSLPGDCWFLTPKSCPASPRKQPRLSDKIQGFTACGSLDFTKILAAADWDEAIAWLPAITAEESILTPEGYWLGHGWLKAAPLARSDNQGILVKQQELAELTDQLEQSRLLLSRLMTQRDEQQEQLAAVQERTANRQQILIETKESLRRAETQSQQQEQALRQTEQKRVQLREEKEDLLLKLQTLAEEHHELTARSQEAARIVDEQTHRYQQLQDGKTAWLSELPLSKAAVDTVRTLLHQAELNAEREKLKVSQLQDALKRNDDRLQVLHDRLEEVQCQLLTLKNPDTTLKPLLEEKLLQHHELDELLAQHREQLNQLNQQIEGLTEQMKTLDKQSRDLQNVIQQAQIEEQTLKVRAAGLLDSLTELGVRLQDVLTGLAPQASLSLHEEALVEVVNKIQRLGAINLAAIDEYETESQRKHHLDAQYDDLQEALATLQTAIEKMDKETRQRFQSTFDEVNQRFQVLFPRLFGGGRALLELTCDNLLEAGIVVMAQPPGKRNSTIHLLSGGEKAMTAVALVFAIFQLNPSPFCMLDEVDAPLDDVNVGRFCTLVKEMSQFVQFLFITHNKVTMELADHLIGVTMREPGVSRVVAVDVEQALSMSET is encoded by the coding sequence ATGCACCTCAAACAGTTAAAACTGGCGGGTTTTAAGTCTTTTGTTGATCCCACGACAGTTCCTTTCCCAAGTCAACTGGTCGCAGTCGTAGGTCCCAATGGCTGCGGTAAATCCAATATCATCGATGCGGTCCGTTGGGTAATGGGTGAGAGTTCGGCTAAAAATCTGCGCGGCGAATCCATGACGGATGTTATTTTTAATGGATCCTCCAATCGCAAGGCACTGGGTCAGGCTTCCGTCGAGTTGCTGTTTGATAACAGTTTAGGCCGTTTAACCGGTCAATACGCAAGCTATCAGGAACTGGCAGTCAAGCGGGTCGTTACCCGCGATGGCGAATCCCTTTATTACCTCAATGGCACCCGTTGCCGACGGCGCGACATCACCGACATTTTTTTAGGCACAGGGGCTGGCGCCCGCGGTTATTCGATTATCGGCCAGGGCACGATTTCCCGCTTGGTCGAAGCACGACCTGATGAATTACGGGCTTACCTTGAAGAGGCAGCCGGGGTTTCCAAGTACAAAGAACGCCGCCGCGAAACCCTGACCCGTATCCAGCATACGCATGACAACCTTGCCCGGGTCGCCGATATCCGCGACGAGCTCGATAAGCAACTGCAGCGTCTGGAGCGTCAGGCCAAAGCGGCGGAACGCTATCAACAACTTAAACAGGAAGAGCGCCGCCTTAAAGCAGACATTCTGGTCCTGAAGTGGCAGGCGCTTTGCGAAGAACAGGAGCGCATGGAGCACACCATTCAGCAGCACCGCGTCGCCTACGAAGCGCAGCAGGCCCAATCAACCGAAATTTATCAACAAAGCGTTGCCCTGCGCGAAAAACGGCATGAGGAAGACGAGCGGCTGCGGAATGTCCAGACTCGTTATTATCAGCTGGGAACAGAAATTGCCCGGCTGGAGGAAAATCTTCAGCAGCATCAGCGGGACAGGCAGCGCCTGATGGATACGCGTAACCAGTTGCAGGACGATTGGCAGTCATTATCTGCCCAGCAGACGCAGGATAAAGACGCCCTGCACCACAGCCAGGATATTCGCGAACAATGCCTGACCAATGTCCTGTTGCTGCAGGATGAACTGGCCGCCAAAGACGCGCTGTTAAAGCGGTGTCAGCAACAGCAAAGCGATTGGCAGGAGCAGGCCGATACGGTTCAACAGGCCCTTAATGACGCGCGCCATGAACAGCAGATGACAGCGCTCAGTCTGCAGCATCTGATGCAGCGCCGTCAGGACACCCAAACCCGCCTCGACAACCTGATGAGGGATGAAACCAGCCAGGACACTGCCGGTTTAATGGTGGAATTGGAACGCGTAAAGGACGAGGCGCAGAATCTTCGCCTGCAGGTTCAGGAGCAGGAACGGGATTACGAGGCGCAGTCTTTACAGGCGCAAGGCATGGCTCAGGAATTAAAAACCATTGAGCAGGCCATCCGTACAGCGCAGGATGAAGGGTACTCCCTGCACGCCCGGCATGCGGCCTTGTCAGCCATGATTCAAACGGCCTTGGGGCGTCATGAGGACAATGCGCTTGATGGTGACTGGAACGATCAACCGCGTCTGGCGGAAGTGCTGCAGGTCGATAAAGACTGGCAGGCTGCCTGTGAAATGGTGTTGGGGGATCGGCTTCAGGCCGTGGTCATGGATGACATCTCCGCGCTGTACAGCCGACTTAAAACCGATTCTTTGCCGGGTGATTGCTGGTTTTTGACCCCGAAATCCTGTCCTGCATCGCCCCGGAAACAACCGCGTTTATCCGATAAAATACAGGGTTTTACCGCCTGTGGCAGCCTCGATTTCACTAAAATCCTGGCCGCAGCCGATTGGGATGAAGCCATCGCCTGGCTGCCTGCGATTACCGCGGAGGAATCCATTCTGACGCCGGAGGGTTACTGGTTGGGGCATGGTTGGTTAAAAGCGGCGCCGCTTGCACGCAGCGACAATCAGGGTATTTTAGTGAAACAGCAGGAATTGGCTGAACTGACCGACCAGCTTGAACAGTCGCGTCTTCTGTTAAGCCGCCTGATGACGCAACGCGATGAACAACAGGAGCAACTGGCGGCTGTGCAGGAACGGACAGCCAACCGCCAACAAATCCTCATCGAAACGAAGGAGAGCCTGCGCCGGGCGGAAACGCAAAGCCAACAGCAGGAACAGGCACTGCGGCAGACTGAGCAAAAAAGGGTGCAGCTTAGGGAAGAAAAAGAAGACTTGCTGCTCAAACTGCAAACCTTAGCTGAAGAGCACCATGAATTAACAGCCCGCTCGCAGGAAGCGGCGCGTATTGTCGACGAACAGACGCATCGCTATCAGCAGTTACAGGATGGCAAAACGGCCTGGCTTTCCGAACTGCCGTTAAGCAAGGCCGCTGTCGACACAGTCCGTACCCTCCTGCATCAGGCGGAATTAAATGCCGAACGTGAAAAATTGAAAGTGAGTCAGTTGCAGGACGCATTAAAACGAAACGACGATCGCCTGCAGGTTCTTCATGATCGCCTGGAAGAAGTGCAATGCCAGTTACTGACTCTTAAGAATCCCGATACTACCCTTAAGCCCCTGCTTGAAGAAAAACTGCTTCAGCATCACGAACTGGACGAGTTGCTTGCACAGCACCGTGAACAGCTTAATCAGCTTAACCAGCAGATTGAGGGACTTACCGAACAGATGAAAACCCTAGACAAGCAAAGCCGCGACTTGCAAAACGTCATCCAGCAGGCGCAAATCGAAGAGCAAACACTCAAAGTGCGCGCGGCAGGATTGCTTGATTCCTTAACGGAGCTTGGCGTAAGGCTTCAGGATGTATTGACAGGACTTGCGCCTCAGGCTTCGCTGAGTTTGCACGAGGAAGCCCTGGTTGAGGTGGTCAATAAAATCCAGCGTTTGGGCGCGATTAACCTGGCTGCTATTGACGAATACGAGACCGAATCGCAGCGCAAACACCATTTGGACGCCCAATACGACGATTTGCAGGAAGCGCTGGCGACACTGCAAACCGCGATTGAAAAAATGGATAAGGAAACCCGGCAACGGTTTCAAAGCACCTTTGATGAAGTCAATCAGCGGTTTCAGGTCTTGTTTCCGCGTCTTTTTGGCGGTGGACGTGCCCTGCTTGAGCTGACTTGTGATAATCTGTTGGAAGCTGGTATTGTGGTAATGGCACAACCGCCGGGTAAACGGAACAGTACGATTCATTTATTGTCCGGGGGAGAGAAAGCGATGACGGCTGTGGCATTGGTTTTTGCCATTTTCCAACTGAACCCGTCTCCTTTCTGTATGTTAGACGAAGTGGATGCGCCCCTGGATGATGTCAATGTCGGACGATTTTGTACTTTAGTGAAAGAAATGTCACAATTCGTACAATTCCTGTTTATTACCCATAACAAGGTAACCATGGAACTGGCGGATCATTTAATTGGAGTAACCATGCGTGAACCCGGTGTGTCGCGCGTTGTTGCAGTTGATGTTGAACAAGCCTTGTCAATGAGCGAGACTTGA
- a CDS encoding UDP-N-acetylmuramoyl-tripeptide--D-alanyl-D-alanine ligase: MNLKTIAELLGCAPAPDMEIHGIAIDSRLVKPGELFIALRGDRFDGHDFIAEAAAKGAAAIVCEQACPGIAVPQWVVPSSLDALAKLAASHRRRMDCRVIALTGSNGKTTVKEMIAAILPPPSLATRGNRNNHIGAPLTALELKPEHRYAVFELGANHPKEIAHTVAVVQPQVALINNIAPAHIEGFGSIDGVARAKGEIYEGLPCEGTAVVNDDDEYAHFWDGLLDGKNVLRFSLNKPVDAYARDTVFDERGCARFTLVLPCGEAQIQLQVPGEHTIRNALAAALCCFAAGIGLPDIARGLNQFQGVAGRMTYLHGHNDALVIDDTYNANLRSVLTAVDVLSKRQGRRILVLGDMGELGAWTQQHHEEIGRVAQSKGIDLLMTCGKHSEFSSKAFGKPACHYQTQDDLARDLLPHLNKDTTVLVKGSRSAAMEKIVHRLVG, from the coding sequence ATGAACTTAAAAACAATTGCCGAGCTTTTGGGTTGCGCTCCTGCGCCAGACATGGAAATCCATGGCATCGCCATCGACAGCCGCCTGGTAAAACCGGGTGAATTATTCATTGCCCTGCGAGGTGACCGCTTTGATGGTCATGATTTCATTGCCGAGGCGGCAGCCAAAGGCGCGGCAGCGATTGTTTGCGAGCAGGCCTGCCCTGGAATTGCCGTACCGCAATGGGTTGTTCCCTCAAGTCTTGATGCCCTGGCTAAACTGGCCGCCAGCCATCGCCGCCGCATGGATTGCCGGGTAATTGCGTTGACCGGCAGCAACGGTAAAACCACGGTCAAGGAAATGATTGCAGCCATTCTTCCGCCGCCTTCTCTGGCAACCCGCGGCAATCGCAATAACCACATTGGTGCGCCCTTAACGGCCCTTGAACTTAAACCGGAACACCGTTATGCCGTGTTTGAGCTTGGTGCCAATCACCCGAAGGAAATTGCTCATACTGTGGCGGTTGTGCAACCGCAAGTGGCGCTCATCAATAACATTGCCCCCGCGCATATTGAAGGGTTTGGCTCGATTGACGGCGTTGCCAGGGCTAAAGGCGAGATCTATGAGGGCCTGCCTTGCGAGGGTACGGCCGTGGTGAATGACGATGACGAGTATGCCCATTTTTGGGATGGTCTCTTAGACGGTAAAAACGTGTTGCGCTTTTCTCTGAACAAGCCGGTTGATGCCTATGCCCGCGATACCGTGTTTGATGAACGGGGTTGTGCCCGGTTTACTCTGGTATTGCCTTGCGGTGAGGCTCAAATCCAGTTACAGGTTCCCGGCGAACACACCATTCGTAATGCCCTGGCGGCGGCGTTGTGCTGCTTCGCCGCCGGTATAGGGTTGCCGGACATTGCCCGCGGCTTAAACCAGTTTCAAGGGGTGGCGGGACGCATGACCTATCTGCACGGCCATAATGATGCCCTTGTCATTGATGACACCTACAATGCCAACCTGCGTTCGGTTCTGACGGCCGTTGATGTCCTGTCTAAACGGCAGGGCCGCCGTATTCTGGTGTTGGGCGACATGGGGGAACTGGGTGCATGGACACAGCAGCATCATGAAGAAATCGGGCGGGTGGCGCAAAGCAAAGGCATTGATTTGCTGATGACCTGCGGCAAGCACAGTGAGTTCAGCAGTAAGGCCTTCGGAAAGCCGGCTTGCCACTATCAGACGCAGGACGATCTGGCCCGGGATTTGCTGCCGCATCTGAATAAAGACACCACGGTGCTGGTGAAGGGGTCACGGTCGGCGGCGATGGAGAAAATTGTGCATAGACTGGTGGGTTGA
- a CDS encoding DUF167 domain-containing protein: MNTNSRPWLDCRPQFMQLTLKVKPASRVNALFLNNNQDLLLELKASPQEGKANKELVVYLARLLGLTQKQVVIGSGHHARDKKIRLLVEEARQNQVIQRLDKVLTMA; encoded by the coding sequence GTGAACACGAACTCTCGGCCCTGGCTTGATTGCCGTCCTCAATTCATGCAATTGACGCTCAAGGTCAAACCGGCCAGCCGCGTCAATGCCTTGTTCCTAAATAACAACCAGGATCTTTTACTTGAACTCAAAGCCAGCCCGCAAGAGGGCAAAGCCAATAAAGAACTGGTGGTTTACCTCGCCCGATTGCTGGGGTTGACACAAAAACAGGTGGTGATTGGCAGCGGCCATCATGCGCGGGATAAAAAAATTCGCCTGCTGGTCGAAGAGGCTCGGCAAAATCAGGTCATCCAGCGCCTGGATAAAGTGCTCACCATGGCCTGA
- a CDS encoding PHA/PHB synthase family protein, whose product MTHDAELSHIMQVVAEKSLKLMTEFQTQPTQVLDLIKQYSDVTNDFISLMLTLLKNPEQVWQMQVAYWKDAMSLAQDQFSHWLEGKAMPIDDKRFSGEEWVNNPFFNLLSQHYLLASEHMNCLLEQIDYGDKQLAKRIQFFTRQYLDALSPANYLHTNPQLMAETIQSHGKNLLKGLQNLLTDMESGSTRLIIKMTDTDAFKIGENLATTPGKVIFRNDMMELIQYSPQTEKVNSIPLLIIPPWINKYYILDLSQHNSFVKWIVEQGITVFMISWVNPDASYANKGLYNYLDEGPMTAIDIIRKQLKVKKVNTLGFCIGGTLLACLLAYYNASKTMPVHSATFLASMIDFSDPGDISVFIDEHQIARLEEQMKLKGYLDGRFMASTFNSLRANDLVWSFFIKNYLQGKNPVPFDILYWNADATNMPAKMHSTYLRWMYLHNYLVKPGKVLLNHVPIDVTQITIPTFFVSTLKDHIAPWKTTYKGFELMKGKKRFLLGGSGHIAGIVNPPNVEKYGYYRNYDTHQTADEWFNDAMHLAGSWWPEWMSWLKKESGRMVEAPVFSELPYPGIVNAPGTYVFKTYTSEVTTSPAATTG is encoded by the coding sequence ATGACTCACGACGCGGAACTTAGCCATATCATGCAGGTCGTGGCTGAAAAAAGTCTTAAACTGATGACTGAGTTTCAGACGCAGCCCACGCAGGTACTGGATTTAATCAAGCAGTATTCCGATGTAACCAATGATTTCATTTCGCTGATGCTGACATTGCTTAAAAATCCCGAGCAGGTCTGGCAAATGCAGGTCGCCTACTGGAAAGACGCCATGAGTCTGGCGCAGGACCAGTTCAGTCACTGGCTTGAAGGCAAAGCCATGCCGATAGACGACAAACGGTTCAGCGGCGAGGAATGGGTCAATAATCCTTTTTTTAATCTGCTAAGCCAGCATTACCTTTTAGCCAGCGAACACATGAACTGCCTGCTTGAACAAATCGATTACGGCGACAAGCAACTGGCAAAACGCATTCAGTTTTTTACCCGTCAATACCTCGATGCGCTGTCACCGGCGAATTACCTGCACACCAACCCCCAGCTAATGGCTGAAACCATTCAAAGCCATGGCAAAAATTTATTGAAAGGATTACAGAATCTGCTCACGGACATGGAGTCTGGCTCCACCCGTCTCATTATCAAAATGACGGACACCGATGCGTTTAAAATCGGGGAAAATCTGGCAACCACACCCGGCAAAGTCATTTTCCGCAACGACATGATGGAGCTCATCCAGTATTCGCCGCAAACGGAAAAGGTCAATTCAATTCCGCTGCTGATTATTCCGCCCTGGATCAATAAATACTACATCCTGGATCTAAGCCAGCATAATTCCTTTGTTAAATGGATAGTGGAGCAGGGGATTACTGTGTTCATGATTTCCTGGGTCAATCCGGATGCCAGCTATGCCAATAAAGGCCTGTACAATTACCTCGACGAAGGCCCAATGACCGCCATTGACATTATCCGTAAGCAATTAAAAGTCAAGAAAGTCAACACCCTGGGCTTTTGTATCGGCGGCACCTTATTGGCCTGCCTTCTGGCCTATTACAATGCCAGCAAAACCATGCCGGTTCACAGTGCAACCTTCCTCGCCTCGATGATTGATTTCAGCGACCCGGGGGATATTTCCGTCTTCATAGATGAACACCAAATAGCACGTCTTGAAGAGCAGATGAAGCTGAAAGGTTATCTGGATGGGCGGTTTATGGCCAGTACGTTTAATTCCCTGCGGGCCAATGATTTGGTCTGGAGCTTTTTCATTAAAAATTACCTGCAGGGCAAAAATCCGGTTCCCTTTGATATTCTCTACTGGAATGCCGATGCCACTAACATGCCGGCAAAGATGCATTCGACTTATTTGCGCTGGATGTATTTGCATAATTACCTGGTTAAGCCCGGTAAAGTGCTGCTCAATCACGTCCCGATTGATGTCACCCAGATTACTATTCCCACTTTCTTTGTCTCCACATTGAAAGACCACATTGCGCCCTGGAAAACCACCTACAAGGGCTTTGAGTTGATGAAAGGCAAAAAGCGCTTTCTCCTGGGTGGCTCAGGCCACATTGCTGGCATTGTCAACCCGCCCAATGTAGAAAAGTACGGGTATTACCGTAATTACGATACCCACCAGACAGCGGATGAATGGTTCAATGATGCGATGCATCTTGCCGGCTCCTGGTGGCCCGAATGGATGTCCTGGCTTAAAAAAGAGTCAGGGCGCATGGTCGAGGCGCCGGTGTTCAGTGAGTTGCCCTACCCTGGCATCGTCAATGCCCCTGGAACGTATGTGTTTAAAACATACACAAGCGAAGTGACGACCAGTCCTGCAGCAACCACCGGTTAA
- a CDS encoding cell division protein ZipA C-terminal FtsZ-binding domain-containing protein: MQANWSLILNVLLLIGVVVAIGRLMKARRQSLNHTAYQPSLGQAAEPKHYDDIIAIRKVNLQPKEDVDELPEFTIKTQSTEGPSIALDEQDTPGTVETRVDIRPIEARSENRPALDSRPMEARPVTKNDPGQSIMMFLLAKENRQLAGYELLQTVLAAGLRFGEGHLFHRHQQANGQGPVLCSLAAATASGVFDLQNIGAFSVRGLCLFMHTSGNSTIDAERFTIMLETAKQLSDGLDTHLLDDMRRPLNDESLARYRRVLNIPSEHELSALA; the protein is encoded by the coding sequence ATGCAGGCAAACTGGAGTCTGATACTCAATGTGTTATTACTCATTGGTGTAGTGGTTGCTATTGGCCGCCTGATGAAAGCCAGAAGGCAGAGTTTAAACCACACGGCTTATCAACCCTCACTGGGTCAGGCCGCCGAACCGAAGCATTACGATGATATAATTGCCATTCGTAAAGTCAACCTTCAACCGAAGGAAGATGTTGACGAACTGCCTGAATTCACTATAAAAACCCAGTCAACGGAGGGTCCATCCATTGCTCTGGATGAACAGGACACCCCCGGTACGGTTGAAACGCGTGTCGATATCCGCCCAATCGAGGCCCGTAGCGAGAACCGGCCTGCGCTCGATTCACGCCCCATGGAAGCAAGACCTGTCACTAAAAATGATCCTGGTCAATCGATCATGATGTTTCTGCTGGCAAAAGAAAACCGCCAGTTGGCAGGCTATGAACTGCTGCAAACCGTATTGGCAGCTGGTCTTCGTTTTGGTGAAGGGCATTTGTTTCACCGTCATCAGCAGGCCAATGGTCAGGGGCCTGTGTTATGCAGTCTGGCCGCCGCGACCGCGAGCGGGGTGTTTGATTTGCAGAATATCGGCGCATTCAGTGTACGCGGCCTGTGCCTGTTCATGCACACCTCCGGTAATTCCACCATTGATGCTGAACGCTTTACCATCATGCTTGAAACCGCCAAACAATTAAGCGATGGCCTCGATACGCATCTGTTGGACGACATGCGGCGTCCTTTAAATGACGAAAGCCTGGCCCGTTACCGTCGTGTACTGAATATTCCCAGTGAACACGAACTCTCGGCCCTGGCTTGA